The Desulfovermiculus halophilus DSM 18834 sequence AGGCCCGCACATTTTCTTGGTCCCGCCAAAAGGGGGAAACCCGGCACTCACGTGTATGATAAGCTTTCGTCACACAGAAAGCAGTGACCTGCACGTGAGTAGCCGGGAGGGGGCAGGGATCCCCCTTTGGCGGGGCTTAGAAAATACCGGGCCGAGAGTGGGCACACAGAAGAGATGGCAAACTCCAAAAATCCACAAGCTACGTCGAAGAACCGGGCGGGGGCATGGTCTCAAGAATGCTGATCCCGCCGGTCTGGAATACAACGGAGCAACCGTTTCATGGACGCCTTCGACTGCTTTCAGCGGGGCTTATGGACCTGGCTGGCTGCAGATTGACAACAGCATCAATTGATACCATGTTATGAACAGACCATCGCATAAGGAAGTGCAGGGCAAGCTGCGGGAGGCGCGGGCCGCGGTGACAAAGGAACATGTCTTCCTGATTGACCAGGAGGCCATTGCCCACGACGCGATTGAGCTCGGATACGATATTGGATCCGAGCTGCTCGAGGTTGTGGCCGAGCTTCTGGATGCGGCTTCGGCTGAGGAATATGCCGGGTCTCGGCCGCCGCAGAGGTCCTATAAAGATGACATTCACGGGCTGGACCTCTTTCCCTTTGTCCTGGAAAGCGGCCGGTTTGAGGGCCGGGTGTACATCAAGTTCGCCCTGGCCGGAGACTCGCTCTGGCTCGTGTCCCTGCACAAGGACCGGCCGGTAAAGGAGAGGTCATGAACGAGATGTGCTGCCCCAAATGCGCCAGCCGGATGGAGCTCAAAGAGCTGCACAAGCGCACGACCATCAAGGGGGTTGATGTTGCGTATCCCTGCAGGGCGTATGTATGCCCGGGATGCGGTCTGGAAGCAGGGACGGTCCGGACCGCCGGAGATGCGCAGCGGGCTGCGGCCGATGCCTACCGGGCCAAGGCCGGCCTTTTGACCGGCCGGGAGATCAAGTCCCTGCGGGAAGCACAGGGAGTGAGCCAAAGGGAGCTTGCCGAAGATCTGCAGGTCGGCATAGCCAGCATAAAGCGATGGGAGACCGGGGCGGTGCAGAGCGAGTCCAAGGATAAGCTCCTTCGCCTGCGGCTTTTGGGAGATGAATCCAGCACCTGCACTGGAGACCGGGAAAGCGGCCTGCACGACCTCCTGGACAAGCTGATCAAGTTCCGGGATGAACGGGACTGGGCCCAGTTCCAGACCCCCAAGAACCTGGCTGTCTCCGTCTCCCTGGAAGCGGCCGAGCTCCTGGAGCATTTCCAGTGGAGCACCGAAGACCGGGACATCCCGCCGGACAAACGCGAGGCCATGGCCGAGGAAGTGGCCGATATCCTCATCTACCTCCTGCTCTTTGCCCACAGGCTGGGTATCGACCCGGTGCAGGCGGCCCAGGACAAGATCGAAAAGAATGCACAGAAGTATCCTGCCGATCTGGTCCGGGGGAAGAGTGATAAGTATACAACGTATTGAGAAGATGAATTTGTTGCGATATAGTGGGTACAGATGGTCAAAAACAGGATACAATCGTGGAATTGTGATGAGAATTAATGAGCTTATCAAGGAAGCCGAGTCTTTGCCGGTGGAGGAACGGGTTGTGCTGGTGGAATCGCTCCTGCGGAGCTTGAATCAACCAGAATCAGATATTGACCAAAAATGGGCAAAGATAGCTAACAAGCGTTTACAAGAAGTTCGTTCGGAAGCTGTGGAGCCTGTTCCTGGTCAGGAGGTCTTCGAAAAGATCTGGAAAAGGTTTGAAGGATGAGCTTTCGGTTTCATCCTGGATCAAACTGGCGGTTTCTTGCGAATAACAAATAACGAATAACCAGCCCGCCACAGGCGGTGCTGACCTCTGACGTCTGTCTCCCGCTCACCATTCCCCGCCCCCTGACTCCTGTTTTCTTCCAACTGATCTCTGACGTCTGATCTCTGTCTTAGACCTCTCTCTTCAGTCCCCCGCTTCCCGCCTCCTATTTCTTCTCACAGAACACAGACAACAATATCAGGCCAGAATTGACATGACCCTCCAAGATAGCCATAATCATGTCTATCAAGTATACAAGGAGGAGAAATATGCACTCGAAACACTACTCTATAGCTGAGAGCAAGAACCGATTGCCCGCCCTGATCCACGAGGCCGAAAACGACGAACCGATTTTTATTCACCGACGGGGAAAACCAGTCGCGGTGCTGCTGTCCTTGGAGATCTATACACGGCTGACCCAAAAACGTCCTCGTTCATTTACGCAGGCGTATGATCATTTTCAGGCCTCATGGCAGCACGAGCCGGACGCGGCTCTTGCGGAAGATGACTTTGACAATGTGCGCGATTCGGCACTAGGGCGGAACCCTCCATTATGACAACCGGTTATCTCGTAGACACCAATATTATCTCTGAACTCCTGCGCCCAGTGCCCGACTCCAAGATAGTGTCTTCCTTCCGAGCCGCTGAGGACCAGATCTCCACGGCCTGCGTGGTGTGGCATGAATTGATTTTCGGTGCCCGGCGGCTGCCGGCATCCAAGAAACGCAGACGGATTGAGGCATTTTTGTTCGACGTACTCCTTCCGAGCATACCCATTCTCCCCTATGACACTCAAGCGGCCCAGTGGCATGGGAAAGAAAGAGCCCGCCTTTACTCCATCGGGCAGCCCCCTTCTTTTGCCGACGGCCAAATTGCTTCCATCGCTGCCACAAACGGTTTGGTTGTGGTCACCCGAAACACTGCAGATTTCGAAAAATTTGATGATATTGCAGTCGAAAATTGGATAACGGTCTGAGACCAAAATAAGCAATAATAACATGCCCCATATCCACGTCACCTGTGCAATTATTGAGCGAAATGGCCATGTCCTGGCTGTCCAGCGCAGCGCAAATATGAAGCTGCCGCTCAAATGGGAGTTTCCTGGGGGCAAGATTTGGTCTGATGAAGAAGCGAAGGGCTGCCTGCAAAGGGAAATCGTTGAGGAATTGAACCTGGAGATTGCCGTTACCTGTGAGCTGGCCTCAGTTACTCACCAGTATCCTGATTGATGTCACTGCCTTCTTCCCACTGACCTCTGATGTCTGATCTCTGTCTTAGACCTTTCTTCAGTCCTCTGACGTCCGCTCCACGCCCTCTGCCCTCTGCTGCCAGCCCTCTGCTACTTACTCTTCCCGACCTCCGACATCTGACCTCCGTCTTCCACTCCATGCCCCAAGCCCCATGCCCCATGCCCGTTCAACCGAACAGGTTGACCAACATACGCCTGCATGTTACTAAACAGCTTTAATTACGCCCTGAAATATCAGGAAAATCACTGTAGGAAGGTAGGGTGCCCACTCGACTTTCCTGCATTCATTGCAGCGCTACCCCTTGCAAGTAAGTCAAGAAGGTGACACATTGCAGCCCATAGGCTCGGATGGACCAAGAGGCCAGTCAGTCCAAACGGTTATTCGACGCTGCCTGTGGAATGTTACAGAATTAAGAGTATTTGACAGGATTAACAGGATTTACTGGATTATTGAGTCCATGCCGGAAGCCTGGACTCAAAAGAATCAATCACGCTATGCGCGTGATTGGACCTTTCTTGGCGATCTTCCGGAGCGCCAAGAAGTTCATCCTGTCAATCCTGATAATCCTGTCTAAAATTCTTTTGTCTTTTAACATTTTCACAATCACATAAAATCCACACCGTTCGTCGAGGAGCCGTCCAAACTCAATCCCTGAGCTTACCAATTTATGGACCACGACCTGCAAACCCTTCTGGACAAACTCATCAAGTTCCGGGACGAGCGGGACTGGGCCCAGTTCCAGACCCCCAAGAACCTGGCCATATCCATCTCTCTGGAGGCGACTGAGCTTTTGGAGCACTTCCAGTGGACTACTGAAAATCAGGACCTCTCGCCGGACAAGCGCGATAAAATGGCCGAGGAGGTGGCCGACATCCTTATCTACCTCCTGCTCTTTGCCCACAGGCTGGACATCGATCCGGTGCAGGCGGCCCAGGACAAGATCGAGAAGAATGCGAAAAAGTATCCTGCTGACCTAGTGCGGGGGAAGAGTGCCAAGTATACGGAGTACTAAGGATTAAGGGAAGTATGGACAAAAGATCCCTTTCTGAGCGCGATATCTGCACCAAGTATATCACCCCAGCCCTCAAAAAGGCCGGGTGGGATATCCATTCCCAGGTTCGGGAAGAAGTGACCCTGACCCATGGCTACAGCACCAATGGCAGAGGCTTTGTAGAGCACGACCGGACCGGCAGCTTAGGCGTGGTCGAGTTTGTTGTTTCCAGCGGCAAGATCCCCAGATACGATCAACTCCTGGCCATGAACCGCACCGTGGAAGCCATAACCACAGGCTGGGAACGCATCCTCCTAGTCATGGCCCCCGGCACCTGCAAAACCTACACTGCTTTTCAAAAAGTCTTGCGGCTCTGAGCATCCATTCTTTTCTCATAATTGCAAGGCATTGCTTGACAAGAACCATGATCTTTGGAAGGCTGATTTCAGTATATTTTTGATAAGATATGCTCCATTTTCAGAATCAGAACACGAATGCCAATGGTACATCCCATCAGGAGTGGCTCTACACCGGAGAGCCCGGTGAGTTAAAAGGAATGCCACGAGACGATCATGCTTCCGATTCCACAGAATGATATAAACGAATTCAACAAAGCATTATTACAAAGCGCAATCCCTGAGTCCTGCCATAATCATTACCGGAAATGGCTTCGATATTTTCTTGACTTTTGTCGAAAATACCCACCTCCCGATTCCAAATCCGAACAGATTCGTTCGAATGAACTTTCTTCGGTCGATGTTAAAAACTATCTCACCTATCTGGCCGTGCAATCTCGGGTTGCCTCCTCAACCCAGAATCAGGCTTTCAATGCTTTGTTGTTTCTATACCGTCATGTCCTCAAGGTAGACTTTGGGGATCAACGTGATGTACCCCGCGCTAAAAAAACAAAATACATGCCGGGTGTCCTTTCGCGCCAGGAAATCGACTCGATTTTAAAATGTCTTGAATATCCCTTTGATATCGTATTCAATCTGCTCTACGGATGTGGGTTCCGTCTTTTTGAGTGCCTCAGCCTGCGAGTGCAAAATTTCAATTTTGAGGATGGAATCCTCACAGTACATGGTAAAGGAGACAAGGACCGCTCCGTCCCTCTCCCGCAGAAAATCATGTCAGCCTTAAAGGGCCAGTTAGAGGTTGTGAGTGCACTGCATGAGAAGGACCTTGCGGACGGCTACTCAGGCGTCTTTTTGAAAGACTCACTCGAGAAAAAATATCCGTCTACTGCCAAGGAATTCATCTGTATCCATTCAGAGGGTGGCCCCTCTTTAGCTTGAGTAATCGATCTTTTCGATCCAGCTCAGGTCCGGCTCTTTGCCATGAAAATAGGCGTCAATGGCCTCTACGTGCACCGGGGAGGAAAGCTTCTTTTGCTGACGGCAGGTCTGGGTCAGGTTGAGTATTCGTTCGAACCAGCGATCACCGGTTTCGCTTTCTGTGCCCAGACTTTGTTTCCTCCACAGGACACCCCGGCGAAGCAGCCTTTTGGCCAAATTATTCGTAGGGCCTGCACCTTCAACCATGAGAAAGGTCCATAAATCATCATCGAGACGCTCCAGGTTGCGAACAAACCTCCCCCCACGATCCTGGCGGTCCCTGTGCAGCTTAATCAGCCGTCTATAGCGGGCGTAAACGGCAAGCCACTGTCCCCCAGTGAAATGGAAGAGATTTCACGGGGTAAACTTTGGTCGGCGGGGCATTGGCCATACTGACCAGAAGGAGTAATTCTTTTTTGGCCCCAGCCCCGAGCTTGATACCAAGGCGTCTCGTCGACATTGTTCGCCGGAGATTGATGGGCCTTGTCGCGAATAGCCCGGTAATGAGGCAAAATGGCTTTTG is a genomic window containing:
- a CDS encoding type II TA system antitoxin MqsA family protein; protein product: MNEMCCPKCASRMELKELHKRTTIKGVDVAYPCRAYVCPGCGLEAGTVRTAGDAQRAAADAYRAKAGLLTGREIKSLREAQGVSQRELAEDLQVGIASIKRWETGAVQSESKDKLLRLRLLGDESSTCTGDRESGLHDLLDKLIKFRDERDWAQFQTPKNLAVSVSLEAAELLEHFQWSTEDRDIPPDKREAMAEEVADILIYLLLFAHRLGIDPVQAAQDKIEKNAQKYPADLVRGKSDKYTTY
- a CDS encoding addiction module protein, with protein sequence MRINELIKEAESLPVEERVVLVESLLRSLNQPESDIDQKWAKIANKRLQEVRSEAVEPVPGQEVFEKIWKRFEG
- a CDS encoding type II toxin-antitoxin system Phd/YefM family antitoxin, with amino-acid sequence MHSKHYSIAESKNRLPALIHEAENDEPIFIHRRGKPVAVLLSLEIYTRLTQKRPRSFTQAYDHFQASWQHEPDAALAEDDFDNVRDSALGRNPPL
- a CDS encoding type II toxin-antitoxin system VapC family toxin; this encodes MTTGYLVDTNIISELLRPVPDSKIVSSFRAAEDQISTACVVWHELIFGARRLPASKKRRRIEAFLFDVLLPSIPILPYDTQAAQWHGKERARLYSIGQPPSFADGQIASIAATNGLVVVTRNTADFEKFDDIAVENWITV
- a CDS encoding NUDIX domain-containing protein codes for the protein MPHIHVTCAIIERNGHVLAVQRSANMKLPLKWEFPGGKIWSDEEAKGCLQREIVEELNLEIAVTCELASVTHQYPD
- a CDS encoding nucleotide pyrophosphohydrolase is translated as MDHDLQTLLDKLIKFRDERDWAQFQTPKNLAISISLEATELLEHFQWTTENQDLSPDKRDKMAEEVADILIYLLLFAHRLDIDPVQAAQDKIEKNAKKYPADLVRGKSAKYTEY
- a CDS encoding phage integrase N-terminal SAM-like domain-containing protein, whose translation is MLPIPQNDINEFNKALLQSAIPESCHNHYRKWLRYFLDFCRKYPPPDSKSEQIRSNELSSVDVKNYLTYLAVQSRVASSTQNQAFNALLFLYRHVLKVDFGDQRDVPRAKKTKYMPGVLSRQEIDSILKCLEYPFDIVFNLLYGCGFRLFECLSLRVQNFNFEDGILTVHGKGDKDRSVPLPQKIMSALKGQLEVVSALHEKDLADGYSGVFLKDSLEKKYPSTAKEFICIHSEGGPSLA